The Lolium rigidum isolate FL_2022 chromosome 2, APGP_CSIRO_Lrig_0.1, whole genome shotgun sequence genomic interval aattgttagtctccgataatgaatcggaatacccaaatagcgaataggaaattggccttgcccacaaccaaacaactcgtatatagagtcatatcgttttgggcatcaccgaaacggaacaattcacttttatggaaattgatttttaatcccgacaactgctcaaacgccgccaaaattaatttgagattgcgagctttttcgagatcatgatccataaaaagaattgtatcgtcggcatattgaaggatagataaacccccatcaaccaaatgtgggatcacaccttcaatctggccatcagacTTAGCTCGCTCTATGAGTAttgccaacatatccgctacgatgttaaacaacatcggtgataacggatccccttggcgtaacccctttcgtgtttgaaaatagtggccggtgtcatcattaacccggatagccacactacctccatacacaaaatcgtaaattagagcgcgccactcgggagaaaaacctttcatcctaagtGATCACTGCGagaaaagaccacttgaccttgtcatatgccttttcgaaatctaattttaaaattaccccgtttaatttcttagaatgcatctcatgtaccgtctcgtgcaacactgccactccatcaaggatattccttccttgcataaaagcgGTCTGTGAAGGttgaacgacatgatccgcaaccgtattaagtctaatggtggccactttcatgaaaatcttgaaactgacgtttaataggcagataggtctatattgttgaatcctttctgcctcattaaccttcggtaacaaaattacttcaccaaaatttagacgaaataattctagttgtcctgtgtggagatcaccgaacaaatctagaaggtccgatttaatagtatcccaaaaggtttgataaaactccgctggaaaaccatctggacccggtgctttgttacaTTCCATTTGTAAAATCGCCTTCTTAACCTcatcctcagaataaggtgcggttagtaggccattttcttccatagaaacttggggtatgtcttccgttaagtcctcgttaagagagaaagagctttcctccggaggaccgaacaggtctttataataattagtaatgtaagatttgagttgctcgtggccttcaatcaccccttcatcttggataagagagtgaatacgCTTTTTCCGATGTCTGCCATTGGCTAATCCATGAAAATATCGCGTATTCGAATCACtttccaaaatgaattgggctttggatctttgataccatttgagttcctcttcacgaagaagactcgccatttgtgcattggattgattcttaagaTCAATCTCTTGCGTGGACAGCGGTCTCACTTCCGCGATGGCCTCAAGATCATCAATCTCTTTAGacaagcgagccttctcttttttcaAAATACCAGCCATAtgagcagcccaaccagagagatgcttGCGCATAgcgcgcatcttattattccatctcaatattGGCGAGCCACCCCGAACTGGTCTttcccaaaccgtcttaaccatctcatgaaaACCCTCACGTggtaaccagccaagttcaaatttgaacggtcgcTTACAAACAGGTCGAGGATTCCCAGTGGTTAacaggataggagcatggtcggacagtttttcaatacgttctagtgcacggacggacaccataggatatttgtgttcccattcggtatccatcaacacgcgatctagtttctcgtatgtgggttcaggtaaactgttggcccaagtaaactgtcgaccggacatGAAAACATCTCTTAAGTctaagctatcaatgacagcattaaacaagaaaggccaatgtccatcaaaaaagcctttgcttttctcatgagggaatctcagcaaattaaaatcccctccgattaaaatcgggtGCGGATTATCTttgcaagatttaccaactcacgtaaaaagtcggcCTTAAAGGCatcttgggcagcaccatacacagcgaccagactccaaatgaaaccATCTGCTTTGTTCTGAATATCGAGTTTAATATGATACTCGTCATCAGAACTATGCGTGATAGATTGATGGTAATTTTGAAAAGAAGATGGTGTTGTTCCAAGCGTGACGCCGCTGGAATCGTCGTCATGTTCAAGGATAGAGTATATGATGACGGCATCCGGCCGTCCAGCAGCGCCAGGGCGCCATCCCGATGATCGCTGCGGCAAGCAGCGATGTGCCTGTGTCAACTGTCGAATGTCAGCCAAGAGCCAAATAGGTCTAGTTGTCGTCCTCGTTATTCAGCCGTGCACATTCTACTTGTTTATCTGGATCTGAGCAATTCCGAGGAGCAATGCCATGACAAATATCCTCACACTTCTATCAACAGCTCACGGTAAACACATCTTCCATGCTATGGATGTACTCAGCATTGTCATTTCAAAAATATTTTGTCCAATACAGATATGGCCTATGAGGCTATGAGTCAAGCATTTGAAATTTGCTAGTGATTGATCAGTGGTTTACATTGTTTGCAATCCATTAGGACAACTCAGTGCTGACACAACATGTAGGAAAAGTTGAGTGGGCTTGAGAATTATCACCAAGCACTTGATTATCAATTGATTAAGTACTGTGCACTCAAAAAAAATGTCTAAATGATTACGGTACTCCCTCCAGTACAGGGGAAAACCTAAGTCATGATCTTCTAATTTAACCAAGCAATGAAAAACGTCTCCCAAAAATAGCATGGGGAAATCATACAGAACTGCAGTTCTGTATGACATTTTTCATTGCTTGGTTAAATTTCAAAATCATGACTTAGTTTTTACCCCTGCATTTTGATAAATAAAGCAACCTGAAATGCTTAATGGCGAGTTCAAACAAACATCTAAATTGAGGAACCCAAGAATATACAGCGTGTGAGAAAGGAACAGACTGAACTGGACCGTATAAATGAGAAGGTTCGGATCCCGTGGCAGTTTGGAAACGTTTTCAGCAGAGAAATATCTAGTGGGGTAACCAGATATTTGCTGAATTAAGAGAACAGCAGAAAATTGCTTCAAAGAACATTTTGCTAACTTTCCATAGATGACAATAACAAAATGGTACCACCGGATACACCACAACAGTGCCGCCACAGCACAAACGAAACGaggcaccacatccaacaaggctaAGAGCTAACTAACACATCTCTAAAATAGAGCTCGAGAACAGAGACTAGGAAGGAATCCAGTCTAGGCTCTCTCGCCACGGATCCGGCGGGCGAGCTGGATGTCCTTGGGCATGATGGTGACGCGCTTGGCGTGGATGGCGCAGAGGTTGGTGTCCTCGAAGAGTCCGACGAGGTATGCCTCTGCGGCCTCCTGGAGCGCGGAGACGGCGGAGCTCTGGAAGCGGAGGTCGGTCTTGAAGTCCTGCGCGATCTCCCTGACGAGGCGCTGGAAGGGGAGCTTGCGGATGAGCAGCTCCGTGCTCTTCTGGTACTTGCGGATCTCCCTGAGCGCGACGGTGCCGGGGCGGAAGCGGTGGGGCTTCTTCACGCCGCCGGTGGCCGGCGCGGACTTGCGCGCCGCCTTGGTGGCCAGCTGCTTGCGCGGCGCCTTGCCGCCGGTGGACTTCCTCGCCGTCTGCTTCGTGCGGGCCATCGGGATGGGAGGGGGCGGGGTAGGGTTGTCTACGTGGGGGAGCGGGGGGAGAGGAAATGGAGGATGCTGGTGGGATTTGGGAATTGGATTGAGGATGAAGGGAAGGAGGGTTGGGGGATTTTATTGAGAGGAGGAGGCGACCGGTGGGCGCGAGTCTGAAAAAATTGGCGCTTTGATTCTGGAAGGGGAGGGGAAGTGAATTTGGGGCGTTCGATTTCAGAAACATGGACGGTCAGGATTTGGTCTCGGGTGAGGCACGCGGATCGTGAAGCGCGATCCGTGGAGACGGCGGCGTGGCATTCCTGTGGTCTGTTGCCTGGCCAGTGGCTATAGCGTCTCAGTAGGAGGTAACCTGGAAGGTCGACCCATCTCGGGTTTTTTAAAGGAAAATGAAAATTATTAGATTCCCCCGGGGACGGACGTCCCGCAACCTTCTGCTCGCGCGTGTGACACGTGTCGCTGGGCCCCACCAAACAGGTCGTCTCCTACCTCCGGTTTTTCTCCCCCGAATTCCCCAATGCCCCTACCTCCACTACTTTTTCCCTTTCTCCGATCTTGCGCATGGCCATGGCCACCTGCCGTTTCGCCCACGGCCCACACTGCTCCGCcactcgccggcgccgccacaccGTCGTCCGCCCCAGCACGAGCTCCGCCACTCGACCCAGCACGAGTTCtgcgccggcctcctcctcgtggAACGCCACCTGCCCCCAACCGCCGCTGGTGCTCCCTCCTCGCCTGCAAGGACGACGGGCGGCGTCGTAGCGCCCTAACCCCTCCCACTGAGGTCCGCCCTTCGCCACtgcgtcgaactcctcgtcggctTCCTCCACGCGGGAGCTCACGGACTTGCGCGCCGGCGAAGGGGCCGCTCGCGCTAGGGGCGTGCCAGCAGTGGAGCAGCACGGGGGACGGGGGAGGAGCAAACCGCAGCAGAGCGGGGCGAGGTGCTACGGCAGTGGCGTTATCGTCTCTGTTAGGGggctgttgtataaacaaaacacCGATGCTAAGATTACAATTTTCAGCTACAATTGTTTTGCTGTTTTTGCTAATTTGGTACTGAAAATTTGATATGTCTCCGGCGAGTTCTCGGCGATGTCTCTGATAAGATAATTTTTGCTATAATACCATATAATTTATGCTACAAACATTGTGTAATTTTGCTTTAATagcaaattatttttgttatgttATCTCCGACGATATCTCCGGTGAGGTCACCAACAAGTTCTCTATCAATGTCTCCAGTGAGGTTGACTTGTAAAAAATGCTATCTGCTATCTTTTTTTGCTTTAATTGTTTTGTTGTTTTGCTCCTTTAATATAGAAATTTTGCTACgagggtctccggcgaggtcttcgTCAATATTTCCGATGATATTGGGTTTTGCTACATTAGCATTTTTCTGCTACAATAGCATAACTTTTTTGctacgagctctccggcgaggtttCCGGCGAGCTCAacctttttatttgattttgtGGCTGAACCcttttttgctacaatgtagcaaaagcggGTTATTTTTTGCTGTCGGgaggtgtttttttgctacattcagtaAAAGCAGATCTGACCGTCCAAGATAGCCGATccgacggctggcgacccgggggctgggaaatcagatccccgggggacgcccagtggtgcgtagttgacgtgggagttagaaatctttgtggtgtagcttttcttcagttccccggcaacggcgccagaaaatatgcttgatggcgtgtatttcacacgttcgttgggcaaccccaagaggaaggtatgatgcgcacgaagcagcaagttttccctcgaaaagaaaccaaggtttatcgaaccaggaggagccaagaagcacgttgaaggttgatggcggcgggatgtagtgcggcgcaacaccggagattccggcgccaacgtggaacccgcacaacacaaccaaagtactttgccccaacgaaacaagtgaggttgtcaatctcaccggcttgctgtaacaaaggattaaccgtattgtgtggaagatgattgtttgcagagaaaacaagtaaaacaagtattgcaagcagatttgtatttcaagtattaaagaatggaccggggtccacagttcactagaggtgtctctcccataagataaaagcatgttgggtgaacaaattacgatcgggcaattgacaaataaagagggcataacaatgcacatacatgacatgataagtatagtgagatttaattgggcattacgacaaagtacatagaccgccatccaaccgcatctatgcctaaaaagtccaccttcaggttatcatccgaaccccctccagtattaagttgctaaacaacgtgacaattgcattaagtatggtgcgtaatgtaatcaacaactacatcctcggacatagcgccaatgttttatccctagtggcaacaagcacaacacaaccttagaactttctcgtcaccgtcccaggtgtcaatgcaggcatgaacccactatcgagcataagtactccctcttggagttaaaagtaaaaacttggccgagcctctactagaaacggagagcatgcaagatcataaacaacacatgtataataacttgataattaacatgacatagtattctctatccatcggatcccgacaaacacaacatatagaattacggatagatgatcttgatcatgttaggcagctcacaagatccaacaatgaagcacaatgaggagaagacaaccatctagctactgctatggacccatagtccaggggtagactactcactcatcactccggaggcgaccatggcggtgtagagtcctccgggagatgattcccctctccggcagggtgccggaggcgatctcctggatcccccgagatgggatcggcggcgacggcgtctcggcaaggttttccgtatcgtggctctcgcatcgggggtttcgtcacggaggctatttgtaggcggaagggtaggtcaagaggcggcacgggggccccacaccacggggccgcgcggccaaggggggcgcgccgccctatagtgtggcccctccgtggcccctcttcgtctctccttcggacttccggaagcttcgtgagaaaataggcccccgggctttgatttcgtccaattccgagaatatttcgttactaggatttctgaaaccaaaaacagcagaaaacaagaatcggcacttcggcatcttgttaataggttagttccggaaaatgcacaaatatgacataaagtgtgcataaaacatgtaggtatcatcaataatatggcatagaacataagaaattatcgatacgtcggagacgtatcaagcatccccaagcttagttctgctcgtcccgagcgaggtaaaacgataacaaagataatttctgaagtgatatgccatcataaccttgatcatactatttgtaaacatatgtagtggatgcagcgatcaaaacaatggtgatgacatgagtaaacaagtgaatcataaagcaaagacttttcatgaatagtacttcaagacaagtattaataagtcttgcataagagttaactcataaagcaataaatcaaagtaaaggtattgaagcaacacaaaggaagattaagtttcagcggttgctttcaacttgtaacatgtatatctcatggataatagtcaacatagagtaatataacaagtacaatatgcaaatatgtaagaatcaatgcacggttcacacaggtgtttgcttcttgaggtggagagaaataggtgaactgactcaacataaaagtaaagagaatggtccttcaaagaggaaagcatcgattgctatatttgtgctagagcttttattttgaaaacatgaaacaattttgtcaacggtagtaataaagcatatgagttatgaaagttatatcttacaagttgcaagtctcatgcatagtatgctaatagtgcccgcaccttgtcctaattaacttggactaccggatctttgcaatgcacatgttttgaccaagtgtcacaatggggtacctccatgccgcctcgtacaaaggtctaaggagaaagctcgcattttggatttctcgcttttgattattctcaacttagacatccataccgggacaacatggacaacagataatggactcctcttttatgcataagcatgtggcaacaattattattctcatatgagattgaggatNNNNNNNNNNNNNNNNNNNNNNNNNNNNNNNNNNNNNNNNNNNNNNNNNNNNNNNNNNNNNNNNNNNNNNNNNNNNNNNNNNNNNNNNNNNNNNNNNNNNtctcatgcatagtatgctaatagtgcccgcaccttgtcctaattaacttggactaccggatctttgcaatgcacatgttttgaccaagtgtcacaatggggtacctccatgccgcccgtacaaaggtctaaggagaaagctcgcattttggatttctcgcttttgattattctcaacttagacatccataccgggacaacatggacaacagataatggactcctcttttatgcataagcatgtggcaacaattattattctcatatgagattgaggatatgtgtccaaactgaaacttccaccatgaatcatggctttagttagcggcccaaagttcttctctaacaacatgcatgctccaaccatgaaggtggtagatctctcttgcttcagacaagacggacatgcatagcaactcacatgatatccaacaaggaatagttgatggcgtcccgtaaacatggttatcgctcaacaagcaacttaataagagataaagtgcataagtacatattcaatactacaatagtttttaagctatttgtcccatgagctatatattgcaaaggtgaatgatggaattttaaaggtagcactcaagcaatttactttggaatggcgggtaaataccatgtagtaggtaggtatggtggacacaaatggcatagtggttggctcaagtattttggatgcatgagaagtattccctctcgatacaaggtttaggctagcaaggctatttgaaacaaacacaaggatgaacggtacagcaaaactcacataaaatacatatggtaaacattataagactccataccgtcttccttgttgttcaaaactcaatactagatgttatctagactctagagaaaccaaatatgcaaaccaaattagcaagctctaagtatttcttcattaatgggtgcaaagtatatgatgcaagagcttaaacatgagcacaacaattgccaagtatcaaattatccaagacattttagagttactacatgtagcattttccaattccaaccatataacaatttaacgaaggagaaacttcgccatgaatactatgagtagaacctaaggacatatttgtccatatgcaacagcggagcgtgtctctctcccacaaagtgaatgctaggatccattttattcaaacaaaacaaaaaacaaaaacaaaccgacgctccaagcaaagtacataagatgtggccgaataaaaatatagtttcgtgggaggaacccgataatgttgtcgatgaagaaggggatgccttgggcatccccaagcttagacgcttgagtcttcttaatatatgcaggggtgaaccaccggggcatccccaagcttagagctttcactctccttaatcatattgcatcatactcctctcttgatccttgaaaacttcctccacaccaaactcgaaacaactcattagagggttagtgcataataaaaattcacatgttcagaggtgacacaatcattcttaacacttctgtacattgcataaagctactggacattaatgggtcaaagaaattcatccaacataacaaaagaggcaatgcaaaataaaagacagaatctgtcaaaacagaacagtccgtaaagatggattttattaggccaccagacttgctcaaacgaaaatgctcaaattgaatgaaagttgcgtacatatctgaggatcactcacgtaaattggcataattttctgagttacctacagagaattagacccagattcgtgacagcaaagaaatctgtttctgcgcaagtaatccaaatctagtacttactttactatcaaagactttacttggcacaacaaaacataaaactaagataaggagaggttgctacagtagtaaacaacttccaagacacaaatataaaacaaagtactgtagcaaaataacacatgggttatctcccaagaagttctttctttatagccgttaagatgggctcagcagctttaatgatgcactcccaagaaatagtgtttgaagcaaaagagagcatcaagaggcaaattcaaaacacatttaagtctaacatgcttcctatgcataggaatcttgtaaataaacaagttcatgaagagcaaagtgacaagcataggaagataaaacaagtgtagcttcaaaaatttcagcatatagagaggtgttttagtaacatgaaaacttctacaaccatattttcctctctcataataactttcagtagcaacatgagcaaactcaacaatataactatcacataaagcattcttatcatgagtctcatgcataaaattattactactcccaacataagcataatcaattttattaattgtagtgggagcaaattcaacaaagtagctatcattattattctcatcatcaaatataggaggcaaagtatcgtcaaagtaaattttctcctcaatgcttgggggactaaaaatatcacactcgtcaaaaccagcttccctaagcttataattttccatggcattagcaacaatggtgttcaaagcattcatagtaataacattcccattagcatgcatataaagttccatgggttttttaattctctcttcaaacacatcatgtcctaattcaagataaagttcataaagatctctcatatttttgttgttttccattatgcttaactagtgaaataaaaacatgcatgatattaagtaaagtaaaacaagtaactaatttttttgtgtttttgatataatgcagcaaacaaagtagtaaataaaataaagcaagacaaaaacaaagtaaagagattgagaagtggagactccccttgcagcgtgtcttgatctccccggcaacggcgccgtaaaatatgctggtgcgtagttgacgtgggagttagaaatctttgtggtgtagcttttcttcgagtccccggcaacggcgccgtgaaaa includes:
- the LOC124692011 gene encoding histone H3.2, which encodes MARTKQTARKSTGGKAPRKQLATKAARKSAPATGGVKKPHRFRPGTVALREIRKYQKSTELLIRKLPFQRLVREIAQDFKTDLRFQSSAVSALQEAAEAYLVGLFEDTNLCAIHAKRVTIMPKDIQLARRIRGERA